In Nicotiana tabacum cultivar K326 chromosome 19, ASM71507v2, whole genome shotgun sequence, one DNA window encodes the following:
- the LOC142173663 gene encoding uncharacterized protein LOC142173663 — protein sequence MEMLKQIQVNIPLIDALREIPDYAKMMKDLMSRKFNFQDLETVTLAQTCSVIMTRPIAENLSDPGSFTIPCTIGSYAFAKALCDLGVSINFMPLLIYKRLGIGRARHTSMLLQLADQTVKRPSGILDDVLVQVGKFVFLADFVILECHVDVEILIILGRPFLATGRALIDCETRELKMRLNNKEIMFNVQKSMR from the coding sequence atggagatgttgaAGCAGATTCAGGTGAATATCCCATTGATTGATGCCTTAAGGGAGATTCCCgattatgcaaaaatgatgaaggacttgatgtctcgtAAGTTCAACTTTCAAGACTTGGAAACTGTTACACTGGCTCAAACTTGTAGTGTTATCATGACGAGACCCATAGCTGAGAATCTATCCGATCCAGGGAGTTTCACGATCCCGTGCACAATAGGCAgctatgcttttgctaaagcattgtgtgatttgggggTGAGCATAAACTTTATGCCCTTGTTAATCTAtaaaaggttaggcattggaagagcaaGACACACATCCATGTTACTACAGCTAGCCGACCAAACGGTGAAAAGACCATCAGGTATACTTGATGATGTACTTGTGCAAGTTGGTAAGTTTGTGTTTCtagcagattttgtcattctggaATGCCATGTTGATGTAGAGATTctcataattttgggaaggccattcttGGCCACAGGGAGAGCCCTGATTGATTGTGAAACTAGAGAGCTAAAGATGAGACTAAACAATAAAGAAATAATGTTCAATGTGCAGAAGTCTATGCGGTAA